One Aegilops tauschii subsp. strangulata cultivar AL8/78 chromosome 7, Aet v6.0, whole genome shotgun sequence genomic window carries:
- the LOC109746571 gene encoding zinc finger CCCH domain-containing protein 53: MNPASRQIYLIFPADSTFHEDDISNYFSIYGNVHDVRIPYQQNHMFGFVTFVYKEKGKVRSKFRKQKGVRVDFSSCGSPNYCIYLIAFCYPDRNCPKNEATLGGGTYT, encoded by the exons ATGAACCCGGCGTCTCGACAGATATACCTCATCTTCCCGGCGGACAGCACCTTCCACGAGGATGACATCTCCAACTACTTCAG CATCTACGGTAATGTCCATGATGTGCGCATCCCCTACCAGCAGAACCACATGTTTGGGTTCGTCACCttcgtctacaaggagaagggcAAGGTCCGCAGCAAGTTCAG GAAGCAGAAGGGCGTGAGGGTGGACTTCTCTAGCTGCGGGTCTCCCAACTATTGTATCTACTTGATTGCCTTCTGTTATCCAGATCGAAATTGTCCTAAGAATGAGGCAACACTCGGAGGTGGCACCTACACATGA